A genome region from Bacteroidota bacterium includes the following:
- a CDS encoding response regulator, which translates to MQENVKILITEDDHGHAILIRKNLKRAGISNEIIHFIDGEEVLNYLFRRGDGPHRESHIPYLLLLDIRMPGTDGIEVLSQLKKDKELTKIPVIMLTTTDDPKEVEKCHQLGCSNYITKPLEYDKFVNSIKQVGLFLSVVQIPLINGFYKQ; encoded by the coding sequence ATGCAAGAAAACGTTAAGATATTAATCACAGAAGACGATCACGGACATGCCATCTTGATAAGAAAAAACTTGAAAAGAGCTGGAATTTCAAATGAAATAATTCATTTCATAGACGGTGAAGAAGTTCTCAACTATCTGTTTAGGCGAGGCGATGGACCACATAGAGAATCGCATATCCCATATCTGCTCCTACTCGACATAAGAATGCCCGGAACTGATGGAATTGAAGTTTTAAGCCAACTTAAAAAAGACAAAGAACTTACAAAAATTCCGGTAATCATGCTCACTACTACCGATGACCCTAAAGAAGTAGAAAAATGCCACCAATTAGGTTGTAGCAATTATATTACAAAACCTCTTGAATACGATAAATTCGTAAATTCAATAAAACAGGTTGGCTTATTTCTGTCTGTTGTGCAAATACCCTTAATCAATGGATTTTATAAACAATAA